One genomic window of Elusimicrobiota bacterium includes the following:
- a CDS encoding PorV/PorQ family protein, producing the protein MVQLILKFAKVLSAVFVSMLFTLEVFAGSPGTSAAQFLKIDVGARPVGMGGASVALAKDIDALYYNPAGLVGLKTGGGGATLSHTVWLEGTSVEYVGFGYKFSKSIALGLAATMFNSGSMDKTDNTGANIGTFSMTDTVIAPVVSMRVSKSVAIGISAKMIQESIDNASGSTFGVDVGGLIKNIGGNKRICLGFVVQNAGSGLKVDKETSSLPMNIKVGTGYNLDKLNLGVDISMPSDEGVGVNLGCEYALFQDAAGGLYARAGVATAKMADLGAMGGLALGVGYNTKVVKFDYAFSPAGDLGTAHRVSMGLNF; encoded by the coding sequence ATGGTTCAACTAATTCTTAAATTTGCAAAAGTATTATCAGCGGTATTTGTGAGTATGTTATTTACATTAGAAGTATTTGCCGGGTCACCAGGCACATCAGCGGCGCAATTTTTAAAGATAGATGTAGGAGCAAGGCCCGTCGGTATGGGCGGGGCAAGCGTGGCCTTGGCAAAAGATATAGATGCCTTGTACTATAACCCGGCAGGGCTGGTAGGGTTGAAGACAGGTGGAGGAGGCGCAACGTTATCGCATACTGTGTGGTTAGAAGGGACATCTGTAGAATATGTGGGTTTTGGATACAAATTCAGCAAAAGTATAGCATTAGGATTAGCAGCTACGATGTTCAATTCAGGGAGTATGGATAAGACAGACAATACAGGCGCCAATATAGGAACATTTAGTATGACAGACACAGTGATAGCGCCGGTGGTAAGTATGCGGGTAAGCAAGAGTGTTGCGATAGGAATCAGCGCGAAGATGATACAGGAATCGATAGATAATGCAAGCGGGAGTACTTTTGGCGTGGATGTAGGTGGTTTGATAAAGAATATAGGCGGTAACAAGAGGATATGTTTAGGGTTTGTAGTGCAGAATGCCGGGTCGGGCTTAAAAGTGGATAAAGAGACGAGTTCATTACCGATGAATATAAAGGTAGGAACAGGATATAATTTAGACAAACTGAATTTAGGAGTAGATATAAGCATGCCCAGTGATGAGGGAGTAGGGGTGAATTTAGGGTGTGAGTATGCGTTATTTCAGGATGCAGCCGGCGGATTGTATGCCCGGGCGGGCGTAGCAACAGCGAAGATGGCAGATTTAGGAGCGATGGGAGGATTGGCTTTAGGTGTAGGGTATAATACAAAGGTAGTAAAATTTGATTATGCGTTCAGTCCGGCAGGAGACTTAGGAACTGCTCATAGAGTTTCTATGGGATTAAATTTCTAA
- a CDS encoding PorV/PorQ family protein, with product MLSSLKKSIILIFLSVFCVSIVFSQGSYILTETVGARALGMGEAFTAVSDDVNAIYWNPAGIALLARPEFGAMFLENVEDSKYTFLGMVYPFEKISFGASYASFDGGAMDIFTESGVKTVNANKDYVGILSAGKSNFFRNCDAGVSIKMLSSTLIEKYAASSYAVDLGILKKVRKISFGLAIQNIGPGIKYMTQSESLPLTIRTGASYNLVNSDKHILLAAGDLIKVSDERVKFNLGAEYWYVKVFALRVGYKAGYDSDSITWGFGFNFRKYKFDYGVGLLGDFGLTNRMSFSIVF from the coding sequence ATGCTAAGTTCATTAAAGAAGTCAATAATATTAATATTTCTTTCTGTTTTTTGCGTATCAATTGTTTTTTCCCAGGGTTCATATATATTGACTGAAACTGTTGGAGCGCGAGCCTTGGGTATGGGAGAAGCATTTACTGCTGTTTCGGATGATGTAAATGCAATTTATTGGAACCCAGCAGGTATAGCATTATTAGCCAGGCCAGAATTTGGAGCAATGTTTCTAGAAAATGTTGAAGATAGTAAGTATACTTTTTTAGGAATGGTTTACCCGTTTGAAAAAATATCCTTTGGCGCAAGTTATGCAAGTTTTGATGGCGGGGCTATGGATATTTTTACAGAAAGCGGGGTAAAGACAGTTAATGCAAATAAAGATTATGTTGGAATATTGAGCGCGGGCAAAAGTAATTTTTTTAGAAACTGTGATGCCGGGGTAAGTATAAAAATGCTTTCTTCAACTTTGATTGAAAAATATGCCGCAAGTTCTTATGCGGTAGACTTAGGAATATTAAAGAAGGTCAGAAAAATTTCTTTTGGTTTAGCTATACAAAATATAGGTCCGGGAATAAAATATATGACTCAGAGTGAATCCCTGCCTTTAACTATCAGAACAGGCGCTAGTTATAACTTAGTGAACAGCGATAAACATATACTTTTGGCTGCTGGAGATTTGATTAAAGTATCTGATGAGAGAGTAAAATTTAATCTTGGCGCAGAATACTGGTATGTAAAGGTTTTTGCTCTTAGGGTTGGTTATAAGGCGGGTTATGATTCAGATTCTATTACCTGGGGTTTTGGGTTTAATTTTAGGAAATATAAATTTGATTATGGAGTAGGTCTTTTAGGCGATTTTGGCTTAACAAACAGGATGTCATTTTCAATAGTATTTTAG